From the Manis javanica isolate MJ-LG chromosome 11, MJ_LKY, whole genome shotgun sequence genome, one window contains:
- the LOC140844150 gene encoding olfactory receptor 5T1-like, with protein sequence MLGFPLDLDLYRFQMKNVTEVTTFILMGFTDDFEMNVFLFLLFLAIYLFTLAGNLGLVFLVIGDSRLHNPMYYFLSVLSFLDACYSSVVTPKMLVSFLAENKAISFLGCAAQMLLFVSFGTTESFLLAAMAYDRYVAIYNPLLYSASMSPRIYVPLIIASYVGGILHASVHTVATFSLSFCASNEIRHVFCDIPPLLALSCSDTHTNQLLLFYLVGAIEIVTIMIVLISYGFILLAILRIHSTDGRRKVFSTCGSHLTGVTIYHGTILFMYVRPSSSYALDHDMIVSVFYTMVIPMLNPIIYSLRNKDVKEAMKKLLGRNWL encoded by the coding sequence ATGTTAGGGTTTCCATTGGATTTAGACTTATACaggtttcagatgaaaaatgTGACTGAAGTCACCACATTTATACTGATGGGCTTCACAGATGATTTTGAGATGAACGTCTTcctatttttgctatttttagcAATCTATCTTTTTACTCTGGCCGGAAATTTGGGACTGGTTTTCTTAGTCATTGGGGATTCCCGGCTCCATAACCCGATGTACTACTTCCTGAGTGTGTTATCATTCCTGGACGCCTGCTATTCTTCAGTTGTCACTCCAAAAATGTTGGTCAGTTTCCTAGCAGAGAATAAAGCCATTTCATTCCTTGGATGTGCAGCCCAGATGCTTCTCTTTGTTAGTTTTGGAACCACAGAGTCCTTTCTGTTGGCGGCAATGGCATATGATCGCTACGTAGCAATCTACAACCCTCTCCTGTATTCAGCGAGCATGTCCCCCAGAATCTACGTTCCCCTTATTATTGCTTCCTATGTTGGAGGCATCCTGCACGCTTCTGTACACACCGTGGCCACATTTAGCCTCTCCTTCTGTGCATCCAATGAGATCAGACATGTTTTCTGTGACATCCCTCCTCTCCTCGCTCTTTCTTGCTCTGACACTCACACAAACCAGCTTCTACTCTTCTACTTGGTGGGCGCCATTGAGATCGTCACTATCATGATTGTGCTGATCTCCTATGGCTTCATTCTGTTGGCCATCCTGAGGATTCATTCCACTGATGGGAGGAGAAAAGTCTTTTCTACGTGTGGCTCTCACCTGACTGGAGTGACAATTTATCATGGCACAATCCTCTTCATGTATGTGAGACCAAGTTCCAGCTATGCGTTGGACCATGATATGATAGTATCGGTATTTTACACCATGGTGATTCCCATGCTAAATCCTATCATCTATAGTTTAAGGAACAAAGATGTGAAAGAGGCTATGAAAAAATTATTGGGAAGAAACTGGCTATAA